In Amphiprion ocellaris isolate individual 3 ecotype Okinawa chromosome 2, ASM2253959v1, whole genome shotgun sequence, the genomic stretch CACCAGATTGATGCCACCAACTGCCTGGGGATCCTGGAGTTCGGGGAGATCCACGGCTGCCCCGAGGTGGTGGCCAAAGCTTGGGCCTTCCTCCTGGAGAACTTTGAAGCTGTTCAACAAGGTGAGGAGTTTCTGTTTTTGGGAAAAGACAGACTGGTTGCCTGCCTGTCTGATGAAGGACTACAAATCCGATCAGAGTGCACTCGCGTGGAGGCCATCCTGAAATGGGTTCGGCACCACAAAGAGTCTCGACTCTGCCACCTTCCTGAGCTCTTCACCTTGTCTCGTCTCTTTCTGCTCAGCCTGGACTACCTCGCTGACACTTTGCTGAAGGACAGTCTGGTTCAGGCCTCTCCTAACTGCAGGGAGGCTGTGGAAAAAATCCACAAAGAGGTGAGGCAGTTCACattacttttgtgttttaaaatgagtGGATTTCCAAAAACAATCATACCTTTCACTTTTTTAGAAAATGGATTTGGCACCGGATTATTTGGACAGACTCAACTCTCAGAGTCCACAACCAAACCTGCAAGAAGTGCTCTTTGTAATGGGAGGTCGATCTCTGGATGAttcagatgatgaagatgattcagatgaagacgaggacaGAGACCCGAGACTGCAACGGCTGCTGTCCAGGAACTGTGCCTTCTACAACACAAAGACtagtaaaaaaatattctttcctcTATCAAAAATTCAAGTTCAGATTCCACTGTAATCTCCAAGTTTGTTGGGAATGTCTGTGTGATTCCTCAAAACAGTTTGGCAGATGTTGCAGATCGTTAAATGCAGCGTTGACAGAAAAATGGCTCTGCAGAAATGTGGTCTGGATGTGACAAAACTGGATCATCATCTCAGTTCCTCAAATAAGCGTTTTATTGTGCAGGCTGGAGGAAGGCATCCATGTTATGTTTTTCACATGGGATGTTAAGGAAAAGATTGTTGCATCTCATTTTAGGATTTCTGGTTTTATGTGGATGCACGACAGCTCTGGCCAGAAGCTGATGATCTGCCAAAGAAGTTGTTTCAGGCCAGCGTGTAATAACCCAACTGACTTATTTACACTTAAATGGACCTCAAGGATTTTTGCATCTCTGCCTGACGTTTTACAATATACATTTACTGTTTGAATACTGTATTTGTGATCTAGTCTAtgattttcaacattaaatcttCTTTGCTTTTCTCTACAGAACAGTGGCATGAGCTCCCTAATTTCCCAAATCCCAACAAGTGGGGTTACTCCATGGTCTCCCTGAACAACGACGTGTATGTCACAGGTGGGTTAGGTGTATCCAACATTTTTGAACAGAAAAACTTTGAAGGCAAATAGCAAAGAAACAGTTCCAAATGGAGCTCCACAGTTTCTCTTTTGATGAATGCAAAACAGTGTCAGATTTACGACAAAGTGCTTGCGTCTTCGTAACAGGGGGCTCGCGAGGTTCGAATACCAACACCTGGTCAACCACAGAGACCTGGAAGTACATCACAAGAGAGGGGAGGTGGGTTACTGTGGCACCAATGCTCCGGCCCCGGACTAACCACACGTCAGCAACTCTGAACGGGGAGATTTACGTCATCGGaggtaagaaaataaatatcattCTTGAATGTGGTGCCTTAAACCTGCGGTGCTGTGGATCAACTCCAGGAACTCAGCTGCTCCTCAGTTGCTCACCTGTGATCCTCTGAAGGGATACTTTTTAGGAAGATGCATATGTTTGATGCATGTTACTGCAACTCCCTGTAAATATATGTGTTTGATGGTAATAAGAACATGATCAACCTAATTTTTTCCCATTTAGGAACAACATTGGATCGCGTTGAGGTTGAACACTATGACCCTTACAACGACACCTGGGCTTTGACATGCCCCGCCTTAAAATATGTGACGAACTTCACAGCCACAGCTTGTCATGGGAAGCTCTATGTGGTTGGCTCATGTGCAGTGAAGTACAACGCATTGACAATGCAGTGCTACAACCCTGTCATAGGTAAGGATGCTGCAGCACCAAATCACTGCTATCAGATCGAAACTCCAAAGTGTCAGCtcttttttaaccctcgtgtcgtcctgggggtcaaaattgacccgttttaaagtttgaaaatgtggaaaaaaaatatattttcacagtgaaacttctgatgttcacattttcaacattttggggaattttgtgaacattttttggtgtaaaaaaaaatgttaaaaatgtttcttaagaacattcacaaaaaaaatcaaccaaaatccagtgaaattcgctggattttggttgatttctaatattcttaagagaatattagaaattttactgaaacATATGTAAtcagtttagatatttttaggattttttttgaagatttttaccccttttttgaaaatattcacaagaattttcttgccaaatttgggggatttttttaaaaataaaacttttaaggtaaacttttcaggaattattggaattttcttcctgaaggttttgcaaatttttagaaatttggggaatttttttgctgaatttttagatttttttcagacaaagaaacaatattttttggtgcccataaatgaggacaagaggagggttaacttaaatttttaatggaaatagATTTCCAACATtacatacaaaaaagaaaaaaaaagtttagtttttatcTTTCAACTAATCAAATGGTGCTGTGAGTGAGCTATTGCTCAACATCCCAGACTGGTGACTAGAGcctgcaaatattttttaagaatttattttattgaaattgGTCACAAAATAGTGATTCAGTGCTGAATATCGAATCCACatatattaacaatgtctcTGCAGCATTTGTCCATTATCTTACTAACTTATCTGGCATTAATGTAAAGAAACAAATGAGATTTTCCTAGTATAGTTCCCCCCATATCCTGTGTTCACTGGCAGATGCATGTTATAGCCTTGATTTACATTGTAGACTTTCTGATGCAAAGTGatatatatgttatttttttttatagataacTGGATCAGCATATGTTCACCTTTCATTCCAAAGTATTTGTCCTCTCCTCGCTCTGTCTGCGTGGACGGGACTATATATCTGGTTGCTGACAACACTAAGAAAGTCTACTCATATGATCCACAGGCAAACATTTGGCAGAAGGTGGGATTAGAAATCACTGCAGACTGCCCACAAATCTATATATTCATCTGTATCAGCTTTGTGCTCTAATTTGAACCTAAATGATGCTTTTTCCACCCCATAGGTCCAGCTTCTTCACATGCTCCACGAGAACGGTGGCCTTGTCACCTTGGATGGCAAGTTGTATGTCACTGGAGGTCACTGGAAAGGTATGGAGGGCGACTAtggggtggaggtggaggtttACAACCGAGCGTCCAACACCTGGGACTTGGAATGCTGCCTTCCAAGACTTTGGTTCTACAGTGGAGTCTGCACTATCTTTCTTGATCCATCCCATTGGCCTGAGGTTTTCCACACAGAGTCAACAATATAGTGGCCCTCTGTCCCAGTCGGACTAAACTCAGAGTCAAAGACTTCACAGAGACACGTATCTATGATATAATGCAAATGCAATGTTTATCCCGGGATGTCATTGTGTCCTAGAATAGTGTGTTACATGATCCTCAGGTATTCTTAGATGTTTTTTTAGGCCACTCAGCAGGTGCTTATTTATACTTCGTATCATGTGCTTGAGATCTGAATGCCTTTGTGTTATTGTATGGTCCTTGGGAGTCATTAaatctttgtagaaatactttatGTAAGGATTATTATTAGTTGTTGCAGCTGTATATTGATtgaaaatgctttaaatatgaattaaacaGTCAACTGATGTAAATCCTTCCTGAGAAAACagtgtttagttttattgtattgatcATTAACCCATAGGAATCCAGCAGCTTAGCTCGAGGCGTCTGCTCTGCCATGGCAACGCCCAAGCCAGCATTCTGTTTCCATGACCACGGGCCAGAAGCGTGTTGTCGCCATAGCGACGTCGCCTGGGATTATATCATTTCTACATGGCTGCTGTCGCTCCTAAAGTTTCTTCACTTTCAACTTCtgtcagtgatttattttttgagcTTTCAAGCGTTTTGTTAGTGCAGGTACCAGCTTATTTTAGCTTTTCTGTTTTCGTTAGATGTCCTGACCTGTTTTTGCCTTGTTTAGCTCCACATTTAACCGCTTTCCATCGAAAAATTTTTTAGCATATAGCAAGCTAAACGCTAGCTAACGTTGAGTAGTGTTTCCGTCTCGTAGCAAGTGAGGGTTTAATATTACGactaaacattttattgttaaaacTGGACCATTTTTGCAATGAGTTCTCAACGGGAGGAAGGTGGTCGTTCACCTCGACTGGAGGCTGTGATTCAGGTCGGTAACAACTGCTTTATTGAACGTATTTCATGTCCTGTTTTAACACAGTAGAGACAGCACAgatgtgaataaaaaaaaaaaaatgggcgAATTACACCTGCAATGTCAGTGAATTTTTTCCCAGTTGAAAGTCAAGTCATGTCACTGTTACCATACTACTATTTTGATGTCATTATACTGTATAATATTGTATACAGTACACAAGAAAAGTAAGTACACTTCAAACACGTTGTAATGTTCAACACTGCAATTGCATTACTCAGCTAAGCTGAACAACAGAGTATTTGTTcttgtgcaaaataaaaaactaacagtttctatcacttttttctacataAAAAAGTTGTAATTTTTACTCAGGGAAGATTCAATGAAATATCACTGTGTTTTCATCCATATAGCGTAatcatgtgcaatattgttgCTTTCCACATTCATAGAATGGGTGCAATGAGTTTCTATATcagaaataaaatggaaaatacagtGATGCTACAAAATCAAAAGCACTTagcatatttattgtttttttattttgttttttggctgATGTCCCTACTTTTTGCACTAGCCCCTTTGCTGCTGAAACTGTCCCTGCTCTGGGATTATTAAAGGCTTATCtttaaatttacaaaattaaaaatacagagcCCACCACAGGAAGTCAATGCAACAAATTTAGGCTCCTTACTGAGATTCAAATCAGTCATGTTCAAACCAAAATcttctattggattcaagtcagacaGTGTACCAGGTTATTGGCCAGGCTTTCCATTTACTTCCTTTTTAGAAACcctggtgtgattttggcagtgtacTTTGCATTATTGTCATGCTGGAATGTTTCTGTTCTGCCAAGCAtttgcagactgggagtcatttTGTTAGCCAATATTTTGGTAACCCACAGGTATTCATGATGCCATCCTTAAATGTCATCTctccaacaccttttgcacccATGCCAACACTGTTTCATGACATTCCCATCTCAATGCTTCACGTCGATGCATTCATTGTAGTATTCTTGGTCAAGTTTGTGGTatacatgctggactccatctaaATCAAACAAATGTATCTTTTCTCATCTGACCACAAAGTGAGTCTAATATTATTGaggcttcttttttatgtatttagcAAAGTATCATCTTGTAGTTTTGTGCCAAAGACCAACCAAAGGTTTTTTCAAGGGCGCCGTCTATAGAGCATTGCATTATGCAAAGTCCTTCACACTGAGTCATCACTGAAACTTTGAAAAACCCCTGTGCCAAATATGACTTGCCTGCCTGTTTCACATAGCTAGATTATGCAGGTAgattttggtgtcattttaggtGGATGGCCACTATAATTGTTCATTCTATACCACTTGGATACTGTTGTATAAGTGATTTAATTGTTCACCAGTCTTTCTGTATCTGTATTTCCAGCTTTGTGAAGTCACACaaacagatttttcagttcctgTAGCAATTCCTTTCCATGTGAGGCTATGATGCAggcatgcagatagacacatcccataggtccaaaactgcCAAAGATCTGGTGTTAAcaggtcattttgtggtgtttAATGGTTGAAATCTGCACCCTCAGCTCTGCATGCCACTAAATCCTGCACACATTGCAATCTAACCTCAATGAGTTAGGCCTTTTGTGCTCAGCTAAGTGACATATCTGGATGATTGGTGTGATTGTAGAAGTTGGAGGAGTCTCTGCTTCACTCTGATGGCAGCTCAGGAGAGAGAAGTCTGACACTCCAAGGTGATGGACAAGCGTCTGGAGCCACGCCTACGCCTGTCTCTACTCGCATCCGCCAGATAATCACTCGCAACTTGGCTGAGCCGGCAGCTGGTAGGAAAGAGTGCTTTAACTGTAATACTGATACGAAAGAACTAAATCCAAATAACTCCGTCTTGCTACACATCAGTTATTAATGCATATCTCATGTGGTTAGATTGACGCTTCATTATGCATGATCTGTTTCCTGATCGCAGGTGAGAGCTCTGAGGTCACAGAGCTGGAGGAGAGCAGGGCCCTGAGGGAGCAGCTGTCTCCCAGCCAGATGCACCGTGACCAGCCGGTGGTCAAACAGACCAGCCTCACAGACAGGGTAGGAGTGACACAGGGGAGCAACACATTCTCAGGCCAAGGTCAAGCTGTggaacattatttacatttttagcattCGTTGTACCCATGCTAGTCTAGCTCAATGTTTGTTCTGCAacgggagggaaaaaaataatatgtcAACAAAAGTTATATAACAGGCTAAATGGAATGCACAGGTGATTTCACCAAGGTAAGTACTGATGACACTTATCATCATCTATACTatcattatttatgtttttgtccatCTGTGTTACCataaaaacatactttattAGTTAGTATTTCTAAATACTTTTTTGTACACAAAGTGTTTACTGTTTCCCACGCAAGCTGTGCTTCCTACCTGACATGTGGGATGTTAAGACAGATTTTAAGACAGCTTTAACAGAAGTTGGTAAATTTTTGCAAGTTTGTCTGGAGATGAGATCAAGAGGGTGAGCCACACTAGAGCATTGACTGCAAAAGGCTGCATGCATTTGAAATGGAATATGGTTACAGTAAACATCAGCGCAGCACCACTTTTTCCAGCAGGGAAAGCCTTTTGGGgctgaacaaacaaacagtgtaGCACGATTGAAACACCTTTGCATGTACTGCATTGAAAGCTGCAGGGGGAACTGAGCCGACTATACAAGCTCATGATTAGTTAAGGTACCTTTGCACATGCtcatattttatacatttttgtttaattacataTTAGTGTGCTGCATAAGCATCCATTGtacatgagtgtgtgttcaAGGGGGTGCGTCTAGAgacatgtgtgtatgtgtttgtaagTGTAAAtaagagaggggaggggggttCATGAAGGGTTTCCTTGTGGTCTGTTCAGGTAGACTCAGACCCCCTGTGCTCATGAGGACCGGCGTCTCCCTTCATTGCCCCCCATGGTTGCCCCTCCATGTAGCAGCTGGAGCTTTGGGGGAAAATTGTGAAGGTCTCTGGCCTCCTCCCTTGAGACTGTCGaagaaaaagctcatttttcacGTCGCACAAAGCAGCCATTTGTGATAACACTGCCCTCATTCTGCTGCCTAAATCCAATGAACTCCCACTGCTTGCTTTGCTCttgaaacttattttaaaactGTGGCTATAAATATAACTTAATTAGCTTGGCAGATATagcatatttattttgttgatatttttagatGTGTGAAAAggaactaaacagaaaaaacacgaGCAAGTGTTGCTGACTTTTGATGCCCAGACAACAGTGCAGTAAATTGAATCTGAATATTTTATGTGGTGTCTGAAAAGTCAATAGGTTCATTACAAGACTCCTGTCATGGCTCGTCTGTTCTAGTGAAAGCTCCTGTCTTCTCCTTACTGTTTTCTCTGCGGGATTGTTTGGCAGCTTTGCTTTTATGTGATGTTAATGCAGCGTGCTAATCATTGCCTGAGAGCCAAATATGCTGCCTTGACTATGGCAAATGGATGAAGGTAACATTCAGACCAGCAGTCTTACATTGATACAGCTTTCTCCCTCAACATTTACTGCCGAAGGGATCATAACACTGATAGAGTAGGATTTTAATGTCCATATCAGTATGTCTCACTTATTCTTGATGAAGCAGTCAGACAATATTCATTTACCATCATATGTCAAAATAAGAGTTGCTCAGTGATTCGCTTTGGTTATTGGCTTGGGATatcagtgatattttctgatgtttttgtcatttgaaacCTTTTTTTCAAATGTCCTCTTCCAACTTGTAGTCCCGTGAAATATTGTGAGCAGCCATTTAGTCAGCCTTTGTTTCAGTTTCCCTATGCTTAAACTTTCTTTCTTGGGTACTTTACATTGAATATTGAAATCGAAATTTGCCTCACTAATTTTGACATTGTTCAGAATCCTGTACTGCACAGTGTGTTCTTTTGAGGACAAAGGTACAACTCCAGTTGGAGTGTAGTTTCCTGGAGTTTAATTATTCCATCTGTACGCAACTTTGAAAACACTAACAAGTCAAGTGTATAGCACTGAATGCCAGGACTCTCGGCAGGAACTCTCTTACTCCCTGAGAGTAAGAGAAGAGCCCCAGAACCAAGTCTCTAAACTCCTCAGATCCCAGTCGAGCATCCGTGGGATGTGCCGTAACAAGCCTGATCTGTATAGACTCCACCCTGCAGCCCACAGAACCCAAAGGATAAGCTGCCAACATCCCAGTGccaaacaccacaggacacctccTGAGGTCCTGTGCACATGTGCTGATGGATCAGAGCTGTTATGGCACCACGAGTGGGAGGTACACAATGTTCATCAgacagttttaatgttgtggctgattggtgtgtaTTTGTTGCTTAGTTATTTTCCAGCTGATTTAGTGACACTGAAGTTTTTACTGGTTTCCTGGTAAACTCGCAATGATGAAAAGACTCCAGGAAGCCACGTCTTTCAGGGTTGTGCAAATTATTATGCAAACACAATAAATGTATAATGGGATGATTATTGAGCATTAGGGATTCTGAACTGGTGGTGGCAGACTTTTTTAAGTCTTTGAAGAGGGCCAGGGTagttgtttccagtctttgtccTAAGCTTACATAAGCTGAAAATGATTCTCTTGTTGCTTGTTGGCAGATGAATCAAATCAAGATTATCCTTTAATGTTGTTTGCTGGCGATAACTTGATATTTA encodes the following:
- the klhl30 gene encoding kelch-like protein 30, which codes for MVRNVDDLDFCLSSHPQSILEGLRSLCSHPKLVDVTLSAGGRDFPCHRGVLALCSMYFRCMFSGDFVESIAARVELHDVDPDILSCLLDFAYTGKLTINQSNVEGLICTSSQLQFQTVRTVCSRYLQHQIDATNCLGILEFGEIHGCPEVVAKAWAFLLENFEAVQQGEEFLFLGKDRLVACLSDEGLQIRSECTRVEAILKWVRHHKESRLCHLPELFTLSRLFLLSLDYLADTLLKDSLVQASPNCREAVEKIHKEKMDLAPDYLDRLNSQSPQPNLQEVLFVMGGRSLDDSDDEDDSDEDEDRDPRLQRLLSRNCAFYNTKTKQWHELPNFPNPNKWGYSMVSLNNDVYVTGGSRGSNTNTWSTTETWKYITREGRWVTVAPMLRPRTNHTSATLNGEIYVIGGTTLDRVEVEHYDPYNDTWALTCPALKYVTNFTATACHGKLYVVGSCAVKYNALTMQCYNPVIDNWISICSPFIPKYLSSPRSVCVDGTIYLVADNTKKVYSYDPQANIWQKVQLLHMLHENGGLVTLDGKLYVTGGHWKGMEGDYGVEVEVYNRASNTWDLECCLPRLWFYSGVCTIFLDPSHWPEVFHTESTI